One window of the Arthrobacter sp. D5-1 genome contains the following:
- a CDS encoding BTAD domain-containing putative transcriptional regulator, whose translation MSTPQIRVLGPIEVSVDGVRLELSKRRHREIIAILVALRGRAIPTADLAEELWDGMPPNGAVGAIRSFVGELRRILEPHRKPRTLASVLVTVADGYALRLDADAVDAWRFETTVARAVGADPADADSRLSAALAEWNGSPYQEFSERPWAVPEATRLSGLRQTAVERCAEARLADARPNEAAAILETHVTANPWREEGWRLLALALYRSRRQGDALAVLRKARRQLSDELGLDLSPALADLETRILRRDPQLDRPKPASLAPIASAYSSGGVRAQLEASNAVLGSLAVAGDLQTARQQRLAAIEAAAGLNDPELAARIIGGYDVPGIWTRTDDPAAAAAVVAAAEAALASPAHLSDRSRARLLATIAMESRGTASRQAEAAEAVALARNVGGSHLLCFALSAHFMQAFAYAGLAKHRDDIGRQLIATAFDADSPTFEINGRLIRMQALCALSDVDSALREANAVDQLAVRHERPLAAVFTQWFRWTFLDGGATPPVPEEMPGFSEGILAFASFTRQLRNGEELVDGDFGPYEPWVRPLLLLRSGHQTMAATALRQLSDPPRDLLLEATWCVMAQTACELREPSMIGRALTALTPASGERAAGSGVVDAGSVDHYLGMLRAAGAGPG comes from the coding sequence GTGAGTACGCCGCAGATCCGAGTTCTCGGCCCCATCGAGGTGAGTGTTGACGGGGTCCGGTTGGAACTGTCCAAGCGCAGGCATCGGGAGATCATCGCGATCCTGGTCGCGCTGCGGGGCCGGGCCATTCCCACCGCGGACCTTGCCGAAGAACTATGGGATGGCATGCCACCGAACGGAGCAGTGGGAGCCATCCGAAGCTTCGTTGGCGAGCTGCGGCGAATCCTTGAACCACACCGGAAGCCCCGAACCTTGGCCTCCGTCCTGGTCACGGTTGCTGACGGCTACGCGTTGCGGCTCGACGCCGACGCGGTGGACGCCTGGCGCTTTGAAACGACCGTAGCCAGGGCAGTTGGGGCCGATCCCGCCGACGCTGATTCACGTTTGTCTGCTGCCCTCGCGGAGTGGAACGGAAGCCCATACCAGGAATTTTCCGAGCGTCCCTGGGCGGTACCTGAGGCGACGCGGCTGAGCGGGCTGCGGCAGACCGCCGTCGAACGCTGTGCCGAAGCCCGCCTCGCAGACGCCCGGCCAAACGAGGCTGCGGCCATCCTGGAAACGCATGTCACGGCCAACCCGTGGCGCGAGGAAGGATGGCGATTGCTGGCTCTGGCTCTGTACCGGAGCCGCCGCCAAGGCGACGCTCTTGCCGTGCTTCGCAAGGCACGACGTCAGCTGTCCGACGAACTCGGGCTGGACCTCAGCCCCGCCCTCGCAGATCTGGAGACCCGGATTCTCCGCCGGGACCCACAATTGGATCGGCCAAAGCCAGCCAGTTTGGCCCCGATTGCCAGCGCCTATTCCAGTGGCGGCGTGCGGGCCCAACTGGAGGCTTCGAATGCGGTGTTGGGCAGCCTTGCGGTCGCCGGCGATCTCCAGACAGCCCGTCAGCAACGTCTTGCTGCCATCGAGGCGGCCGCCGGCCTCAACGATCCCGAACTCGCTGCGAGAATCATCGGAGGTTACGACGTCCCCGGGATATGGACTCGAACAGACGATCCCGCGGCTGCTGCCGCTGTGGTCGCCGCAGCTGAGGCTGCCTTGGCTTCACCCGCCCACCTCAGCGACCGCAGCCGGGCCCGCCTTCTCGCGACGATCGCCATGGAGTCCCGCGGAACGGCGAGCAGACAGGCCGAAGCGGCCGAGGCCGTTGCGTTAGCCCGAAATGTAGGCGGCAGCCACCTTCTTTGCTTTGCCCTGAGCGCCCACTTCATGCAGGCATTCGCCTACGCAGGCCTGGCAAAGCACCGCGATGACATCGGCCGGCAGCTGATAGCAACAGCGTTCGACGCCGATTCACCCACCTTTGAGATTAACGGGCGTCTGATTCGGATGCAGGCCCTGTGCGCTTTGTCCGACGTTGATTCCGCCCTTCGTGAAGCCAATGCAGTGGATCAACTGGCCGTGCGGCACGAGCGCCCCTTGGCAGCGGTCTTCACCCAATGGTTCCGCTGGACGTTCCTCGACGGCGGTGCGACGCCTCCTGTTCCTGAGGAAATGCCAGGCTTCAGCGAGGGAATCCTTGCGTTTGCGTCGTTCACCCGACAACTACGCAACGGGGAGGAACTGGTTGACGGGGACTTCGGCCCCTACGAACCATGGGTGCGTCCCCTTCTGTTGCTGCGCTCCGGTCACCAAACCATGGCAGCAACCGCACTTCGGCAGCTATCGGATCCGCCCCGGGACCTCTTGTTGGAGGCCACTTGGTGTGTGATGGCCCAGACTGCCTGCGAACTGCGTGAACCATCCATGATCGGCCGGGCCCTTACGGCACTAACGCCAGCCAGCGGAGAACGAGCAGCCGGGAGTGGTGTGGTTGATGCCGGCAGCGTTGACCACTATCTGGGAATGCTCCGGGCTGCAGGGGCTGGCCCGGGGTAG